TAGCTTGTGATATCAATGGAAACATTGCTGCTGCAACTTCAACAGGGGGAATGACCAATAAGAAATGGGGTCGCGTAGGGGACAGCCCAATGATTGGTGCCGGAAATTATGCGAATAACAAAACCTGCGCAGTGAGTTGTACCGGCAGTGGCGAGTTTTTTATACGTGGCGTGGTCGCTTACGATGTATCCTGTCTTATGGAGTACAAAGGGTTGTCTGTGCAGGAGGCAGCTTCGGAAGTAATACATAAAAGAATCATCGAAATAGGGGGAGATGGAGGCTTAATTGCCGTGGATGCAAAAGGCAATATTACCATGCCATTCAATACCGAAGGCATGTACCGTGCTTTTAAAACTTCTGAAGGGGAAAAAGAAATTGCTATCTATAAAGACTGAGCGTCTGTTACTGTTATTCCGTAGGGAGACACCTTTATCTTATTCTTTTTTATATTGAAATGATCTCCGTTAGCCAGAATATGTGTCTTTAAATTGGTTATCGACATTGGCGAACCATCATCAACTCGTTTACGGTTGTTGTGCTTCAGTTTTCTGGGGTCGAATAGAATTACCATCCCGGAGCCGATCACCTCCACTTTATTGCAATCTTTAATGATTAATCCGGTGTCTTCAGCAAGCCCTATCCCCAATAATTTTGGAAATTTGGCCACGGCCTCTGCCAATCTTCCGAAGCGTCCGCGACGAATAAAATGTGAGTCGATAATTAGGTTGGGAATAAATCCCATGCCTTCACCCATTCCTGTGGCGCCTTTGGTAAACGCTTCTTTGATACCGCCACCGGTGATCATTTCTTGAGACATACACATGGCACCTGCGCTGGTTCCGGCAATTACGAAAC
This genomic stretch from Ulvibacter sp. MAR_2010_11 harbors:
- a CDS encoding cyanophycinase; translated protein: MSVKGILIPIGGNEDKGIEISEIYHLEFIQEGILSRVVKESGGKDASIVIIPTASSIPEEVGENYLHAFRKLGCTNLHVMDIRERSQSEEPENIKRIKKANCVMFSGGNQSNITREIGGTTLHKIMMERYKKERFVIAGTSAGAMCMSQEMITGGGIKEAFTKGATGMGEGMGFIPNLIIDSHFIRRGRFGRLAEAVAKFPKLLGIGLAEDTGLIIKDCNKVEVIGSGMVILFDPRKLKHNNRKRVDDGSPMSITNLKTHILANGDHFNIKKNKIKVSPYGITVTDAQSL